The following proteins are encoded in a genomic region of Syntrophotaleaceae bacterium:
- a CDS encoding PAS domain-containing protein translates to MRKKRNNGLRCGNWWKKRSSRNTPLQGVLVDGEGRILYFHGDTGRYLTPPRGEAVFNLVRMARSELGGELETLLEQVRKRKNRVARKGARVFLDHRLLLVDLAARRVPGGAGEFYLITFQEQEAEILPIGDEESDSRVAALQRELYSTRQDLQATIEELETINEELQSTNEELQANNEELQSTNEEMETSREELQSTNEKLETVNSELQRKNEEMARANDDIHNLFAASDICTVILDSRLRLQRFTPAATRLFRFMERDLGRPITDISSVLNYDELTRDLDGVLKTLERCKREVRSKEGQWFEVRIQPYRTAKNVIAGVVMSLAEITHSKEMEAEAQERKILVESILETMREPLLVLEEDLTVREANQAFYDFFQVKKKSTEKIKVYDLGGRQWDIPSLRSLLEDVVPKNTEIRDYRVEAEFPGLGVKTMLVNARRIDRGEEKRKLILLSFGQTLQSTE, encoded by the coding sequence TTGAGGAAGAAAAGAAACAACGGGCTTCGGTGCGGGAACTGGTGGAAAAAGCGATCGTCGAGGAATACGCCCCTCCAGGGGGTCCTGGTCGACGGCGAAGGGCGCATCCTCTACTTCCACGGCGATACCGGCCGCTACCTGACCCCTCCCCGCGGGGAGGCGGTCTTCAACCTGGTGCGGATGGCCCGCAGCGAACTCGGCGGCGAACTGGAGACCCTGCTGGAGCAGGTCCGCAAGCGCAAAAACCGTGTCGCACGCAAGGGGGCGAGGGTCTTTCTCGACCACCGGCTGCTGCTCGTCGATCTGGCCGCCCGCCGGGTGCCCGGGGGTGCGGGAGAATTCTACCTGATCACCTTTCAGGAACAGGAGGCGGAGATCCTCCCCATCGGCGACGAGGAGTCCGACTCGAGGGTGGCCGCCCTGCAGCGCGAACTCTACTCCACCCGTCAGGATCTGCAGGCGACCATCGAGGAACTGGAGACCATCAACGAGGAGCTGCAGAGCACCAACGAGGAACTGCAGGCCAACAACGAGGAACTGCAGAGCACCAACGAGGAGATGGAGACCTCTCGGGAGGAACTGCAGAGCACCAACGAGAAGCTGGAGACGGTCAACTCCGAGCTGCAGCGCAAGAACGAGGAGATGGCCCGGGCCAACGACGACATCCACAACCTGTTCGCCGCTTCCGACATCTGCACCGTCATCCTCGACAGCCGGCTGCGTCTGCAGCGCTTCACCCCCGCCGCCACCCGCCTGTTCCGTTTCATGGAACGGGACTTGGGGCGCCCCATTACCGACATCTCTTCGGTCCTGAATTACGATGAGCTGACCCGGGATCTGGACGGGGTGCTCAAGACCCTGGAGCGGTGCAAACGGGAGGTGAGGTCGAAGGAGGGGCAGTGGTTCGAGGTGCGCATCCAGCCCTATCGCACGGCCAAAAACGTCATCGCCGGGGTGGTTATGAGCCTGGCCGAAATCACCCACAGCAAGGAGATGGAAGCCGAGGCCCAGGAAAGAAAAATTCTCGTCGAAAGCATCCTGGAGACCATGCGGGAACCGCTGCTGGTGCTGGAGGAGGACCTGACGGTGCGCGAAGCCAACCAGGCCTTCTACGATTTCTTCCAGGTTAAGAAAAAATCCACCGAAAAGATCAAGGTCTACGATCTCGGCGGCCGGCAGTGGGATATTCCGTCGCTGCGCAGCCTGCTGGAGGATGTGGTGCCGAAAAACACAGAAATTCGCGACTATAGGGTGGAGGCAGAATTTCCGGGCCTTGGCGTAAAAACCATGCTGGTCAATGCCCGCCGTATCGATCGGGGTGAAGAGAAGCGCAAGCTGATTCTCCTCTCCTTTGGCCAGACCCTGCAATCGACGGAGTGA
- a CDS encoding chemotaxis protein CheB, giving the protein MKSADMTRDIVVIGGSMGAIEGLKSLLAELPPDLPAAFFAVIHTAASSSGDLGAVLSRRSRLPVRSARTGDVWQPGTLTVAPPDHHLLIRNDTVLLSRGPRENRTRPAIDPLFRSAAVCCTTRVIGVILSGYLDDGAAGLAAIKRCGGLTVVLEPSSTPYSAMPQSALRAVDADHCLPLGGIGELLPRLIGRPAPPPPEVPEELKLESRMMERSMVGFGRKKAPGKSTALSCPECGGPLWQMDEEEKIVRFRCTVGHAYSEENLLASQSEAAEQALWVALRTLDERARFLRGLAEKARLRDQSCENWDAKAAETEQHVAAIRKVLLGSDPTSFES; this is encoded by the coding sequence ATGAAATCAGCGGACATGACTCGTGACATCGTCGTTATCGGCGGGTCCATGGGAGCCATCGAGGGTTTGAAATCCCTGCTGGCCGAATTGCCGCCCGATCTTCCCGCCGCCTTCTTTGCCGTCATTCATACCGCGGCTTCGAGTTCCGGCGACCTGGGGGCGGTCCTGAGTCGGCGAAGCCGGCTGCCGGTGCGGTCGGCTCGTACGGGAGACGTTTGGCAGCCGGGCACGCTGACGGTCGCCCCGCCCGATCACCATCTGCTGATCCGCAACGACACCGTGCTGCTGTCCCGCGGCCCCAGGGAGAACAGAACCCGTCCGGCCATCGACCCTCTGTTCCGGTCGGCGGCCGTGTGCTGCACCACGCGGGTGATCGGGGTAATCCTTTCCGGCTATCTGGACGACGGCGCCGCCGGCCTTGCGGCCATCAAGCGCTGCGGCGGTCTGACGGTGGTTCTGGAACCTTCGTCGACCCCCTATTCGGCAATGCCGCAAAGCGCCCTGCGGGCCGTGGACGCCGACCACTGTCTTCCCCTCGGAGGCATCGGCGAATTGCTGCCCCGACTAATCGGCCGGCCCGCTCCGCCGCCGCCGGAGGTTCCGGAGGAACTCAAACTCGAAAGCCGGATGATGGAGAGATCCATGGTTGGTTTCGGACGAAAGAAAGCCCCGGGCAAATCGACGGCCCTCAGCTGTCCCGAATGCGGCGGGCCGCTCTGGCAGATGGACGAAGAAGAAAAGATCGTGCGATTCCGCTGCACGGTCGGTCATGCCTACAGCGAGGAGAATTTGCTGGCGAGCCAAAGCGAAGCGGCCGAGCAGGCCTTGTGGGTCGCTCTGCGCACTCTTGACGAGCGGGCCCGCTTCCTGCGCGGGCTGGCCGAAAAGGCCCGGCTGCGGGACCAGTCTTGTGAGAACTGGGATGCCAAGGCCGCCGAAACCGAGCAGCATGTCGCGGCGATCCGCAAGGTTTTGCTGGGTAGCGACCCAACGTCTTTCGAAAGTTAA
- a CDS encoding ATP-binding protein codes for MNNHDEGTNRRRRMRELARQTIRTREPDPAELAGLSPQGLKELFHEFGVYQVELETQNEELRETRERLRDTGDRYQALYDFAPIGYLTLDGEGFIRQSNLAAARLFGMPRLELIGRPLQRLIESSGSARLAELLEKRIPGTVEAGAADRKTQLRFDLAVERQQANEGFWVTIIDITETRRAEEERNRSQRRFRILAEAAPLGIFEADHAGRFSFVNRQWEKITGLSAKNCLHFGWSSAIHLEDRRRVMLEWSDRIGEGPWAQEFRLNRGNGSEAWARMLSAPSGMEGERPTGYVGTLEDITALRQAEEEMLRSKREAESANRAKSEFLANMSHEIRTPMTVFMAAVDHLLEIDGDAERRNLLVMAEQSAQRLQGLIDDLLDFSRIEAGKVEIERKTFDLRSCVASAVDLFALAASKKNLRLTVDVDPDTPAMVVGDPNRLGQVLINLIGNAVKFTDEGEIAVTVRPRGPVQEFQVADTGIGIPEEKRHLMFQSFTQADSSFARRYGGSGLGLAISKGLVELMGGEISFRSRKTKGTIFTFTLPMQTTEESSTTPESSEKDQKSRSPKARILLADDDAMIREMLQLLLEQKGWQVDIAETGKAALEKWQSGLFELIFMDLQMPEMNGLEATRIIREQESEKSRRTCVIGLTAHARREIREECLRAGMDGVLTKPVRMGELFKAIQTCLFE; via the coding sequence ATGAATAACCATGACGAGGGAACCAACCGCCGCCGGCGCATGCGCGAACTGGCCCGGCAGACGATTCGGACCCGGGAACCGGATCCCGCCGAACTGGCCGGCCTTTCTCCCCAGGGTTTGAAGGAACTGTTCCACGAATTCGGCGTCTACCAGGTGGAACTGGAAACCCAGAACGAAGAGCTGCGGGAGACCCGGGAGCGGCTGCGGGACACCGGCGACCGCTACCAGGCGCTGTACGATTTCGCTCCCATCGGCTATCTCACCCTCGACGGCGAGGGCTTCATCCGCCAAAGCAACCTGGCCGCCGCCCGTCTTTTCGGCATGCCCCGCTTGGAATTGATCGGCCGCCCGCTGCAGCGGCTGATCGAAAGTTCCGGTTCCGCCCGGCTGGCCGAGTTGCTGGAGAAGCGAATTCCCGGCACAGTGGAAGCCGGCGCCGCCGACCGCAAAACGCAACTGCGCTTCGACCTCGCGGTTGAACGGCAGCAGGCCAACGAGGGATTCTGGGTGACGATCATCGACATCACCGAGACCCGGCGGGCGGAAGAGGAAAGGAACCGCAGCCAGCGGCGTTTCCGCATTCTGGCCGAGGCGGCCCCTCTGGGGATTTTCGAAGCGGACCACGCTGGCCGTTTCTCCTTTGTGAACCGACAGTGGGAGAAGATCACCGGTCTTTCGGCGAAAAACTGTCTCCATTTCGGGTGGAGCTCCGCCATTCACCTCGAAGACCGCCGCCGGGTTATGCTCGAGTGGAGCGACAGGATCGGGGAAGGACCCTGGGCCCAGGAATTTCGCCTGAACCGCGGCAACGGGTCCGAAGCCTGGGCCAGAATGCTTTCGGCCCCCTCAGGAATGGAGGGGGAGCGTCCCACGGGGTATGTCGGAACCCTGGAGGACATCACCGCCCTGCGCCAGGCCGAAGAGGAGATGCTTCGTTCTAAAAGGGAGGCCGAGTCCGCCAACCGGGCCAAGAGCGAGTTTCTGGCCAACATGAGCCATGAGATCCGCACTCCGATGACGGTCTTCATGGCTGCCGTCGATCACCTGCTGGAGATCGACGGCGATGCCGAGCGCCGCAACCTGCTGGTCATGGCCGAGCAGTCCGCCCAGCGTCTTCAGGGGCTGATCGACGATTTGCTCGATTTCTCCCGCATCGAGGCCGGCAAAGTCGAGATCGAAAGGAAAACATTCGACCTGCGTTCCTGTGTCGCTTCGGCCGTGGACCTGTTCGCCCTCGCCGCCAGCAAGAAAAACCTCCGTCTCACAGTGGATGTGGACCCGGACACACCTGCCATGGTGGTCGGGGATCCCAACCGCCTCGGCCAGGTTCTGATCAATCTTATCGGCAATGCAGTCAAATTCACCGACGAGGGAGAAATAGCCGTCACCGTCCGGCCGCGGGGCCCCGTCCAGGAATTCCAGGTGGCCGATACCGGCATCGGCATCCCCGAGGAAAAGCGCCACCTGATGTTCCAGAGCTTCACCCAGGCCGACTCCTCTTTTGCCCGGCGTTACGGCGGGAGCGGTCTTGGCCTGGCGATCAGCAAAGGGTTGGTCGAACTCATGGGAGGGGAAATTTCATTTCGGAGCCGTAAGACGAAAGGAACCATCTTCACCTTCACCTTGCCCATGCAAACAACCGAGGAGTCATCAACAACCCCCGAAAGCTCCGAAAAGGATCAGAAAAGCAGGTCTCCGAAAGCCCGCATCCTGCTCGCGGATGATGACGCCATGATTCGGGAGATGCTCCAGTTGTTGCTGGAGCAAAAAGGTTGGCAGGTGGATATTGCCGAAACCGGAAAAGCAGCGCTCGAAAAATGGCAAAGCGGCCTCTTCGAGCTCATTTTCATGGACCTGCAGATGCCGGAAATGAATGGTCTGGAGGCCACCCGAATCATCCGGGAGCAGGAATCGGAAAAAAGCAGGCGAACCTGCGTGATCGGCCTGACGGCCCATGCGCGGCGAGAAATCCGCGAAGAATGCCTGCGGGCGGGGATGGATGGCGTGCTGACCAAACCGGTCAGAATGGGCGAACTATTCAAGGCCATCCAGACCTGCCTTTTCGAATAA